From Mycolicibacterium nivoides, a single genomic window includes:
- a CDS encoding MBL fold metallo-hydrolase: MSDLEPIYRSRPGADSIAGANAPAAQEVVPGIWWSPGLSNSFLIPTSEGRIVVNTGMGFEAQVHRSNYDAVDSTPIRYVILTQGHVDHVGGIDVLSDPGTDVIAHADWVTWRRDNELLAPFRAANSSFAWVEKVMSAIAYSTERFGGPPPPQGVPTPTITVEDRLELTLGDQRLELLATPGGETTDSLVVWLPDEKVCLCGNVFGALFGHIPNLVTLRGDRYRDALTVIDSIERVRALGAEVLLTGHFGPITGRERIDWELGRLRDAVAFIHDETVAGMNQGKDVRTLMSEVQLPPELEVGQGYGKVSWNVRAIWENYAGWFHHQSTAELYPDAVEPVSAHLVELAGADALADRARALLEDGDPVNSIRLAEMVTAVQDDHAGAIGVLRGAHELLLEESTNFWESAWLRERIKELS; this comes from the coding sequence ATGAGTGATCTCGAGCCGATCTACCGCAGCCGCCCAGGAGCCGATTCGATTGCCGGTGCGAATGCTCCTGCAGCCCAGGAGGTTGTACCCGGCATCTGGTGGTCTCCGGGACTGTCGAACTCCTTCCTCATCCCGACCAGTGAGGGCCGGATCGTCGTCAACACCGGCATGGGCTTCGAAGCGCAAGTGCACCGGTCGAATTACGACGCGGTCGATTCGACGCCGATCCGCTACGTCATCCTGACTCAGGGGCACGTGGACCACGTGGGCGGAATCGACGTACTGAGCGACCCAGGCACGGACGTCATCGCGCATGCCGACTGGGTGACGTGGCGACGAGACAACGAACTGCTGGCACCTTTCCGGGCCGCGAACTCGTCGTTCGCGTGGGTCGAGAAGGTGATGTCTGCCATTGCCTACTCGACGGAGCGCTTCGGCGGTCCACCGCCTCCTCAAGGCGTGCCCACCCCGACGATCACCGTCGAGGACCGACTCGAGTTGACGCTGGGCGATCAGCGCCTGGAACTGCTCGCCACTCCCGGCGGAGAGACAACGGACAGCCTGGTGGTTTGGCTGCCTGACGAAAAGGTGTGCCTGTGCGGCAACGTCTTCGGGGCGCTCTTCGGTCATATTCCGAACCTGGTGACCTTGCGCGGCGACCGCTATCGCGACGCGCTGACGGTCATCGATTCGATCGAGCGTGTCCGGGCACTCGGAGCCGAGGTTCTGCTGACCGGTCACTTCGGCCCCATCACAGGCCGGGAACGGATCGACTGGGAATTGGGCAGGCTTCGTGACGCTGTGGCCTTCATCCACGACGAGACCGTGGCCGGCATGAACCAGGGCAAGGACGTCCGTACCCTGATGAGCGAAGTGCAGTTGCCGCCCGAGCTCGAAGTCGGACAGGGCTACGGCAAGGTGAGCTGGAACGTCCGCGCAATCTGGGAGAACTACGCCGGCTGGTTCCACCACCAATCCACCGCCGAGCTCTATCCCGATGCCGTGGAACCGGTGTCAGCACATCTGGTGGAACTCGCCGGCGCCGACGCGCTGGCTGACCGGGCCAGGGCGCTGCTGGAGGACGGTGACCCGGTCAACTCGATACGGCTCGCCGAGATGGTCACCGCGGTGCAGGACGACCACGCCGGGGCAATCGGCGTTCTGCGCGGCGCACACGAACTCC
- a CDS encoding sulfotransferase family protein has product MLETTVDDLVSPRLTATQQAVLEQVVDLSVDLSPGALIDEAIERAGVSDFGSDDFRPRLDMYAAAIDADGGNTNLNRINLRQRIIRLLTQRLLLTDLLRRHPEIHDIEIERPIIVVGLPRSGTTHLVNLIAADHRRRALPYWESQEPFPLRGEGPSVDGTDPRFARCAAEHEGARVMVPLLQAMHDRFPAAIEEEVELLDLDFASYVLEWHARVPSWRDFYYGLDQNEHYAYLRTILKALTFLRGPRTWVLKSPQHCEQLGPLINTFSDATVAFTHRDPVAVIQSAVTMLAYGDRIRRHDVDPESLVDYWTDRVETLLRACVRDRDLIPANQSLDIAFHDLNGKELTILEKLYGHNGTDMTGEAKAAFGAYLAGNPRGKHGRMRYELERHFSRSPEDIRSRFDFYFERFDVRKEQ; this is encoded by the coding sequence ATGCTGGAAACCACAGTCGACGATCTGGTCTCGCCGCGTCTGACGGCAACGCAGCAAGCAGTTCTGGAGCAGGTCGTCGATCTATCCGTTGACCTTTCCCCCGGCGCCTTGATCGATGAGGCGATCGAGCGGGCGGGCGTCAGCGACTTCGGGTCCGATGACTTCCGGCCCCGCCTCGACATGTATGCGGCGGCGATCGACGCAGACGGAGGAAACACGAACCTCAATCGAATCAACCTGCGGCAAAGAATTATTCGCTTGCTGACTCAGCGCCTGCTGCTGACAGATCTGCTGCGCCGGCATCCCGAGATCCACGACATCGAGATCGAGCGTCCCATCATCGTTGTGGGGCTTCCTCGTTCGGGGACGACCCACCTGGTCAATCTCATCGCCGCGGACCACCGTCGGCGGGCGCTGCCCTACTGGGAGTCTCAGGAACCTTTCCCCCTGAGGGGGGAAGGGCCCAGCGTCGATGGGACGGATCCCCGATTTGCCCGCTGCGCCGCGGAACACGAAGGGGCGCGGGTCATGGTCCCCTTGCTCCAGGCGATGCACGACCGGTTTCCCGCGGCCATCGAAGAAGAAGTCGAGCTGTTGGACCTGGACTTCGCCAGCTACGTCCTGGAGTGGCACGCGCGGGTCCCCTCGTGGCGGGACTTCTATTACGGCTTGGATCAGAACGAGCATTACGCGTACCTGCGCACAATCCTCAAGGCACTGACCTTCCTGCGTGGACCACGCACCTGGGTGCTGAAGTCGCCACAACACTGTGAGCAGTTGGGCCCGTTGATCAACACCTTTTCCGATGCCACGGTGGCCTTCACCCACCGAGATCCCGTCGCGGTCATCCAGTCGGCGGTGACCATGCTGGCCTACGGCGATCGCATCCGCCGCCACGACGTGGATCCCGAGTCTCTGGTCGACTACTGGACCGACCGGGTCGAGACGCTGCTGCGCGCCTGTGTGCGCGACCGCGACCTCATCCCCGCGAACCAGAGCCTCGACATCGCCTTCCACGACCTCAACGGAAAGGAGCTGACCATCCTCGAAAAACTCTATGGACACAACGGCACCGACATGACCGGTGAGGCCAAGGCGGCATTCGGCGCGTATCTCGCCGGCAATCCGCGCGGAAAGCATGGCCGAATGCGCTACGAACTCGAACGCCACTTCAGCCGCTCACCCGAGGACATCCGTTCCCGATTCGACTTCTACTTCGAGCGTTTCGACGTCAGGAAGGAACAATGA
- a CDS encoding helix-turn-helix domain-containing protein, whose protein sequence is MNGKLGPSAPTGQDLSPPTTRVVEIVELLLQRPTDPLTLAEICRELDVSRSTGHAIMHTLCARQWVSRDPLSGRFSLGPTLSGLGGPGNVASRSLREPLQRLCVSLGMPMCISALDDRTIVVVESAAAPGTRIPVPAGVRLPFVAPFGREFVAWAPASARADWIAAAGSVNPAFRRRISQVLEEIRVRGYGIERLSDPLLQVFTALKALDSGSPPGPLSTRLAAAVADLTVVDQLPTDEPDATPLATISAPIFDATGTVVMTVSAQPYRTLSRQELEAVGAGVVEFARDVETLCRSTEHGTPAPVIRS, encoded by the coding sequence ATGAACGGAAAGTTAGGCCCGTCTGCGCCCACGGGTCAAGACCTGTCACCCCCGACCACCCGGGTCGTGGAGATCGTCGAGTTGCTGCTGCAGCGACCCACCGACCCGCTCACATTGGCCGAAATATGCCGTGAGCTGGACGTGAGCCGGTCGACCGGCCACGCGATCATGCACACGTTGTGCGCTCGTCAGTGGGTCTCACGTGACCCACTGAGCGGGAGGTTCTCCTTGGGACCCACGCTGTCAGGACTCGGCGGACCCGGCAACGTGGCGTCCCGTTCATTGCGTGAACCACTTCAGCGCCTGTGCGTCTCGCTCGGCATGCCGATGTGTATCTCTGCACTCGACGACCGCACCATCGTCGTCGTCGAGTCCGCTGCTGCGCCCGGCACCCGCATACCCGTGCCCGCCGGTGTGCGGCTTCCCTTCGTCGCCCCCTTCGGCCGCGAATTCGTCGCCTGGGCACCGGCGTCCGCACGCGCGGACTGGATCGCTGCAGCAGGCTCGGTCAACCCGGCCTTCCGCCGACGAATCAGTCAGGTACTAGAAGAGATTCGAGTCCGGGGCTACGGCATCGAGCGTCTCAGCGATCCGCTCCTGCAAGTGTTCACGGCGCTGAAGGCACTCGACAGCGGCTCACCGCCCGGGCCGTTGTCCACGCGTCTGGCCGCCGCCGTGGCAGATCTGACCGTGGTCGATCAGCTACCGACTGACGAACCGGATGCGACACCTCTTGCAACCATCTCAGCTCCGATCTTCGACGCCACCGGCACGGTCGTCATGACGGTCTCGGCGCAGCCGTACCGGACGCTCAGCCGCCAGGAGCTCGAAGCGGTCGGCGCCGGCGTGGTCGAGTTCGCTCGCGACGTCGAGACATTGTGCCGCTCAACGGAACATGGGACTCCGGCACCCGTCATCCGCTCCTAA
- a CDS encoding nuclear transport factor 2 family protein, with the protein MTETPDLNKIITETVHRYLHLVAAGTADQIVQLFAEGASVEDPVGTPPRVGSTEIREFFSSLGALDRTTTLQSLRICGHEAAFQFRIAFDAGDGPLHLEPIDTMTFDADGKITSVRSYFTAADIKPAAAE; encoded by the coding sequence ATGACCGAAACCCCTGACCTCAACAAGATCATCACCGAGACGGTGCACCGGTACCTGCACCTGGTCGCAGCGGGCACAGCCGATCAGATCGTTCAACTGTTCGCCGAGGGAGCCAGCGTCGAGGATCCGGTGGGCACACCGCCCCGCGTGGGATCGACCGAGATCCGAGAGTTCTTTTCGTCTCTGGGCGCCCTCGACCGGACGACCACGCTGCAATCGCTGCGTATCTGCGGGCACGAAGCCGCGTTTCAGTTTCGGATTGCCTTCGACGCCGGCGACGGACCGTTGCACCTCGAGCCGATCGACACCATGACCTTCGACGCCGACGGCAAGATCACCTCGGTCAGGTCCTACTTCACCGCCGCGGACATCAAGCCGGCAGCGGCGGAGTAG